TATATGGAGAAAGCATATATGCAAAAGTCTAAAACAATGAGTAATTTAGTCGACCTTGTTTATGCCAGTGCACCAACGATGGAGTAGTGTTTTTAAGCTAAGTATTTTCGGTGGAGGGGATGTGCATTACTGGCATCCCCTTTTTTAAAATAGGTTAGCACTTTATTTTACTGGGGCGATTTCAAACTGCGATAGAATAAAGTGGTAACGCGCTCCTCTGGTAGCCAATTAGCATAGTTAAGATTGAGTACTTGTAGTGGACGAGCGGCTAAAACTTCTTCCAAGCTTGTATTATTTTTCATTGCATCTAGCATAAGTACTTTCGCTTTTTGTAATAGTGCTAGATAGTCTTGTAAATTTTGTTTATCTGTTACAGGACCATGGCCTGGTATGACGGTAGTCTTGTCGTCTATTTTCTCTATCACATCTTGTACCGCTGCAATTGTCCCGTTTAAGGAGCCGCCGCTGTCGACATCGACAAAAGGTAAGCTGCCTAAATTAAAATAGATATCGCCCATATGTACGGCATTTGCCCGGTCAAAAAAGATCACAGCATCGCCATCGGTATGGGCGTGATGATAATGCCACAAGTGAGCATGCTCTTGGTTAAAGTGGAGCTTCATATCACTGCCAAACGTCAAGGTTGGCAAGTAGTCAGAACCGTCACCATGTTTTTGTTCTAACCGCTTGTATACATTGTGATGCGCGATAACATGGCTGCCCGCTTGTGCGAAATTTTCGTTGCCTCCTGTATGGTCGCCATGATGATGGGTATTAATAACAAACTCAGGTGCATTGGGTTGGATTGTTTTGATTTTGGCTTTAATTTGTTCGCTGAGTTTAGCGAACTGATCATCGACGATATAAACGCCATCCGAGCCTGAGCTTATCGCAATATTACCGCCTTGCCCAAATAGCACGTGAAGGCCCTTTGCTACCTCTTGCAACTTAAACTCAACGTCATCAGCCTGAACATTTGACACGAACATTATACTGAGCGCTATGGCTGCGAATAAGCTTTTTGCGAGTTTAATCATATTCCATCCTTTTCGTCTTTATATGTATAAAAGCCTAGGGCCTGTTGACCTTTAAAGTTTGTTTTTGCAGCAGTTTGATTGCCATTTATACCAGGCAGAGCCTGCGTAGCATCGTTAGTCTGGCGATAAAGGCTTTGTACTCCTGCAAAGTCACCTTACCCCACATCCTTGTGGGGCAACACCGAAGAAATGCCAATCAAGCGCTGCCCTTCGGGTTCATCTGAGTGCGCTTTGTTCATTGTTGCTCAACTTTTGCTTAGATTACTAGGCGGCAAGTCGAGCGCCGCGACCAAAACACACTCAGGGGAACAAAAATCAAACAGCAAAGGTCAACAGGCCCTAGTTAAGCTTAGCCGTTTTACCTGTATTAGGGTGGGAACTCCAAAACCCGTAAAATCGTTGATATTTATGACTCTTCAAACGAGCTGCATACTGAACAATAACGGATGCATATACCATGAGATTTACTGTTACATTTTAAATACACATAGCATTGGTCGAGTTCTTCCCAAAAGTTCTGTTGCTTAATTTGTTACAACTACCGCGTTTGCATTATGAATAAACTTAACAATTTTTCTCATCGCTTGTTTTCCCTCTTGTGTATACAGCCCCAAAATTTGAAAACTGTGAAACAGATGGTTCACTTCATCTGTGATTAGGGCAACATGTTTCTCGCGGCTGTGGTCAATAAAATCTCTGATCTGTTGGGCTAGTATTTCGTCACTCGCAAATTGTATAAAGACCGCGGGTAATGCGTGGAATGGAAAGTCATACACTTGACTTGCTAAATGAGTATCATAACTATGTTGGTAGTAACTATTAAACCATCGCCTTAAGTTTTGGTGACTAATACAATCTCTGTGAGTTTCATTTTGCTTAGATTTTATATGAGTATGCGCAGCTATCCATGGTGACAGTAAGAGTAAACTCGCTACATTTTTATGCTTCCCTTGAGATGCAAGTTGCTGGAAGGTTGTCAACAGCAAAGCAGCTCCAGCTGAATCACCAATAAAATGAAATTGGTGACTTGTTTTGCTGGTAAGGTATGCTTGTGTCATTAATAAGCAATCTTGATGTGCGGTAGGGTAAGTATATTCAGGTGCAAGTCGATAGTTTAATAGCAATACGCTCATCCTACTTTGCTCAGCGAGTGTACGGCAAAACTTTTGGTAGAAATGACCTCCATCAAGAACAAAACCACCGCCATGAAAGAAAACAATTTGCTGAGT
This sequence is a window from Pseudoalteromonas piscicida. Protein-coding genes within it:
- a CDS encoding MBL fold metallo-hydrolase, whose protein sequence is MIKLAKSLFAAIALSIMFVSNVQADDVEFKLQEVAKGLHVLFGQGGNIAISSGSDGVYIVDDQFAKLSEQIKAKIKTIQPNAPEFVINTHHHGDHTGGNENFAQAGSHVIAHHNVYKRLEQKHGDGSDYLPTLTFGSDMKLHFNQEHAHLWHYHHAHTDGDAVIFFDRANAVHMGDIYFNLGSLPFVDVDSGGSLNGTIAAVQDVIEKIDDKTTVIPGHGPVTDKQNLQDYLALLQKAKVLMLDAMKNNTSLEEVLAARPLQVLNLNYANWLPEERVTTLFYRSLKSPQ
- a CDS encoding alpha/beta hydrolase; translation: MSTFTKLFSGLQRSVYSEIIFRVARRLLRSSEDHSIAWLRRRTNFLSKFFYSDTATYSQPQIIADRQAILITPIENQHPTQQIVFFHGGGFVLDGGHFYQKFCRTLAEQSRMSVLLLNYRLAPEYTYPTAHQDCLLMTQAYLTSKTSHQFHFIGDSAGAALLLTTFQQLASQGKHKNVASLLLLSPWIAAHTHIKSKQNETHRDCISHQNLRRWFNSYYQHSYDTHLASQVYDFPFHALPAVFIQFASDEILAQQIRDFIDHSREKHVALITDEVNHLFHSFQILGLYTQEGKQAMRKIVKFIHNANAVVVTN